Proteins found in one Lagopus muta isolate bLagMut1 chromosome 18, bLagMut1 primary, whole genome shotgun sequence genomic segment:
- the SRP68 gene encoding signal recognition particle subunit SRP68: MAAERQGGRGGAEENKENERPAATRSDGLSDSLGLEILQIVKESQQQHGLRHGDFQRYRGYCSRRLRRLRKTLNFKMGNRHKFTGKKVTEEILSDNRYLLLILMDAERAWSYAMQLKQEANTEPRKRFHLLSRLRKAVKHAEELERLCESNRVDAKTKLEAQAYMAYLTGMLRFEHQEWKAAMEAFNKCKTIYEKLANAFTEEQAVLYNQRVEEISPNIRYCAYNIGDQSAMNELMQMRLRSGGTEGLLAEKLEALITQTRAKQAATMSEVEWRGRTVPVKIDKVRIFLLGLADNEAAIVQAENEETRERLFESLLSECRDAIQAVREDLKPDQKQREHSLEGDSGKVSNIQYLHSYLTYIKLSTAIKRNESMAKSLQKALLQQQRSEEDGKRTPRPQDLIRLYDIILQNLVELTQLPGLEEDKNFQKEIGLKTLVYKAYRCFFIAQSYVLVKKWSEALVLYERVLKYAGEVQSGAGAFTNSLKELPDVQDLITQVNAEKYSLQAAAILDANDNHETESPSQVKDGKPLSERFETFCLDPSLVSKQVSLVHFPPGFQPIPCKPLFFDLALNHVAFPPLEDKVEQKAKSGLTGYIKGIFGFKS, encoded by the exons TCCTTCAGATTGTGAAGgagtcccagcagcagcacggcttACGACATGGGGACTTCCAGAGGTACAG GGGTTATTGCTCCCGGCGGCTGAGGCGGCTCCGAAAAACTCTCAACTTCAAGATGGGGAACAGGCACAAGTTCACTGGGAAGAAAGTGACAGAAGAGATTCTCTCAGACAACAG gTATTTGCTGTTGATTTTGATGGATGCAGAGAGAGCGTGGAGTTACGCCATGCAGCTCAAACAGGAGGCCAACACGGAGCCTCGCAAACGCTTCCACCTGCTGTCCCGCCTGCGCAAGGCTGTGAAGCATGCTGAGGAGCTGGAGAGGCTGTGTGAGAGTAACAGAGTGGATGCCAAAACAAAGCTGGAAGCTCAG GCATACATGGCTTACCTCACAGGGATGCTTCGTTTTGAGCACCAGGAGTGGAAAGCAGCAATGGAGGCTTTCAACAAGTGCAA GACCATCTATGAGAAGCTGGCCAATGCTTTCACAGAAGAACAAGCTGTGCTGTACAACCAGCGTGTGGAGGAGATCTCTCCCAACATTCGTTACTGTGCCTATAATATTG GTGACCAGTCGGCTATGAATGAGCTGATGCAGATGAGGCTGAGGTCTGGTGGCACTGAAGGCCTTCTTGCTGAAAAACTGGAG GCACTGATTACCCAAACTCGAGCAAAGCAGGCAGCCACAATGAGTGAAGTGGAGTGGAGAGGAAGAACTGTTCCTGTGAAGATAGACAAAGTGAGGATCTTCTTGCTGGGCCTGGCAGACAATGAGGCTGCCATTGTCCAG GCAGAAAATGAGGAGACCAGGGAACGTTTGTTTGAGTCTTTGCTCAGTGAGTGCAGAGACGCCATTCAGGCGGTGCGGGAAGACCTGAAACCAGACCAG AAGCAACGGGAGCACTCTCTGGAAGGTGATTCTGGGAAGGTGTCCAACATACAGTACTTACACAG TTATCTGACTTACATCAAGCTGTCCACCGCCATCAAGCGCAATGAGAGCATGGCAAAGTCCCTGCAgaaggcactgctgcagcagcagcgctcagaAGAGGATGGCAAACGCACCCCACGGCCTCAGGACCTGATCCGCCTTTATGATATCATTCTACAG AACCTCGTGGAACTGACACAGCTTCCTGGCCTGGAAGAGGACAAGAATTTCCAAAAAGAGATTGGATTGAAGACGCTTGTGTACAAAGCTTACAG GTGTTTCTTCATTGCACAGTCCTATGTACTGGTCAAGAAGTGGAGTGAAGCTCTGGTTTTATATGAAAGAGTGCTGAAATACGCTGGTGAAGTTCAGTCAGGAGCTGGAGCTTTTACAAACAGCTTGAAG GAGCTGCCTGACGTGCAGGATCTGATCACTCAAGtcaatgcagaaaaatactCCTTGCAAGCAGCAGCTATATTGG ATGCAAATGATAATCATGAGACTGAGTCTCCGTCTCAGGTCAAGGATGGCAAG CCACTCTCAGAACGGTTTGAGACCTTCTGTCTGGATCCTTCTCTGGTCAGCAAGCAAGTCAGCCTCGTGCACTTCCCTCCGGGCTTCCAGCCCATCCCATGCAAGCCCTTGTTCTTTGACCTGGCCCTTAATCATGTTGCTTTCCCACCTCTGGAGGACAAGGTGGAGCAGAAGGCCAAGAGTGGCCTCACGGGATACATAAAGGGCATCTTTGGATTCAAAAGTTAA